The following are from one region of the Myotis daubentonii chromosome 2, mMyoDau2.1, whole genome shotgun sequence genome:
- the INHBE gene encoding inhibin beta E chain: MGLPGVQLRLVLLWALAWAQETRSVCPSCGGPTLAPQAERALVLELAKQQILEGLHLTGRPRITNPPPQAALSRALQRLQQGSVASTKGEEVISFATTTDSSTSTCSSMLTFHLSTPRSHQLFHARLWLHVLPALPGTLPLKIFRWGTRRRHRGSGTFLAEHHITSPGWHALTLPSSGLRGEESRVLRLQLDCSPLEGNSTLAGQAQRLLDTEGNQRPFLELKTRPSEQGAGRVRRRTPTCEPETPLCCRRDHYVDFQELGWRDWILQPEGYQLNYCSGQCPSHLAGSPGIAASFHSAVFSLLKANNPWPLGTSCCVPTARRPLSLLYLNRDGNVVKTDVPDMVVEACGCS; this comes from the exons ATGGGGCTCCCTGGTGTCCAGCTCCGGCTGGTGCTGCTGTGGGCACTGGCGTGGGCACAGGAGACAAGGTCTGTGTGTCCCTCCTGTGGGGGCCCCACCCTGGCACCCCAAGCAGAACGAGCGCTGGTCCTAGAGCTGGCCAAGCAGCAAATCCTGGAGGGGCTGCACCTGACCGGTCGTCCCAGGATAACTAACCCTCCACCCCAGGCAGCACTGAGCAGAGCTCTCCAGAGACTGCAGCAGGGAAGTGTGGCTTCGACGAAAGGGGAGGAGGTCATCAGCTTTGCTACCACCACag ACTCCTCCACTTCAACCTGCAGCTCCATGCTCACCTTCCACCTGTCCACTCCTCGGTCCCACCAGCTGTTCCACGCGCGCCTATGGCTTCATGTACTCCCCGCCCTTCCTGGCACTCTTCCCTTGAAGATCTTTCGATGGGGCACAAGGAGGAGGCACAGAGGGTCCGGCACCTTCCTGGCTGAGCACCACATtacaagccctggctggcatgccCTGACTCTGCCCTCTAGTGGCTTGAGGGGTGAGGAGTCTCGTGTCCTGAGGCTCCAACTGGACTGCAGTCCCCTAGAAGGCAACAGCACACTTGCCGGACAAGCTCAGCGCCTCCTGGACACAGAGGGAAACCAGCGGCCCTTCCTGGAGCTTAAGACCCGTCCCagtgagcagggagcaggccgaGTCAGGAGGAGGACCCCCACCTGTGAACCTGAGACCCCCTTATGTTGTCGGCGAGACCATTATGTAGACTTCCAGGAACTGGGATGGAGGGACTGGATCCTGCAGCCTGAGGGGTACCAGCTGAATTACTGCAGTGGGCAGTGCCCCTCCCACCTGGCTGGCAGCCCGGGCATTGCTGCCTCCTTCCATTCTGCTGTCTTCAGCCTCCTCAAGGCCAACAACCCTTGGCCCTTGGGTACCTCCTGCTGTGTCCCTACTGCCCGgaggcctctctctctcctctacctGAACCGCGATGGTAATGTGGTCAAGACAGATGTGCCAGATATGGTGGTGGAGGCCTGTGGCTGCAGCTAG
- the GLI1 gene encoding zinc finger protein GLI1, which translates to MFNSMTPPPVSSYGEPCCLRPLPSQGPPSMGTEGLSGLPFCHQANLMSGPHSYGPARETNSCTEAPLFPPPRSAVKLTKKRALSISPLSDASLDLQTVIRTSPSSLVAFINSHCASPGGSYGHLSISTMSPSLGFPPQMNHQKGTSPSFGVQPCGPHDPTQGAMMPHPQSRGPLPTCQLKSELDMLVSKCPEEPLEGDMSSPNSTGTQDPLLGMLDGREDMEREEKPEPESVYETDCRWDGCSQEFDSQEQLVHHINSEHIHGERKEFVCHWGGCSRELRPFKAQYMLVVHMRRHTGEKPHKCTFEGCRKSYSRLENLKTHLRSHTGEKPYMCEHEGCSKAFSNASDRAKHQNRTHSNEKPYVCKLPGCTKRYTDPSSLRKHVKTVHGPDAHVTKRHRGDGPLPRAPSLSTVEPKRERDGGPVREESRLTVPEGAMKPQPSPGAQSSCSSDHSPAGSAANTDSGVEMTGNTGGSTEDLSSLDEGPCIAGTGLSTLRRLENLRLDQLHQLRPMGPRGLKLPSLTHTGTPVSRRLGPPVSLDRRSSSSSSVSSAYTVSRRSSLASPFPPGSPPENGASSLPGLTPAQHYLFRTRYASARGGGTPPTAASSLDRMGGLPGPPWRSRAEYPGYNPNAGVTRRASDPARAADHPAPARVQRFKSLGCVHTYPTVAGGGRNFDTQLPTSVYSPQPPSITENVAVDTRGLREEPEVGTSMMDSGLNPYMDFPPADPLGYRGPEGTAAEPYGARGPGSLPLGPGPPTNYNHNPCPQQVSYPDPTPETWGEFPAHSGLYPGTKPPAGAYSQCPRLEHYGHVQVKPEQGCPMGSDSTGPAPCLNVHPNEGPPCPQPLFSHYPQPPPPQYPPSGPYPQPPPDYLPSESRPGPDFDHPTHSTGQLKAQLVCNYVQSQQELLWEGGGRGDPPVQEPLYQSPKFLGGSQVSPSPAKAPMATYGPGFPPNLPNHKSGSYSTHSPCHENFAVGGTKASHRAAAPPRLLPPLPTCYGPLKAGGTNPSCGHPEVGRLGGGPALYPPPEGQVCNPLDSLDLDNTQLDFVAILDEAQELSPPPSHEQGGSSEHTAPPSGAPNMAVGSMSVLLGSLPGETQFLNSSA; encoded by the exons ATGTTCAACTCGATGACCCCACCGCCAGTTAGTAGCTATGGCGAGCCCTGCTgtctcaggcccctccccagccaggggcCCCCCAGCATGGGGACAGAAG GACTGTCTGGTCTGCCCTTCTGCCACCAGGCCAACCTCATGTCTGGCCCCCACAGTTATGGGCCAGCCAGAGAGACCAACAGCTGCACCGAGG ccccactctttcctcctccccggAGTGCAGTCAAATTGACCAAGAAGCGGGCACTCTCCATCTCACCTCTGTCAGATGCCAGCCTGGACCTGCAGACAGTTATCCGAACCTCGCCCAGCTCCCTCGTGGCCTTCATCAACTCACACTGTGCCTCTCCGGGGGGCTCCTATGGTCACCTCTCTATCAGCACTATGAG cccaTCTCTGGGATTCCCACCCCAGATGAATCACCAAAAAGGGACCTCACCATCCTTCGGGGTCCAGCCCTGCGGTCCCCATGACCCCACCCAGGGGGCGATGATGCCACATCCTCAGTCCCGGGGACCCCTGCCAACCTGCCAG CTGAAGTCTGAGTTGGACATGCTGGTCAGCAAGTGTCCAGAGGAGCCCTTGGAAGGTGACATGTCCAGTCCCAACTCCACAGGCACACAG gatcccctgctggggatgctGGATGGGCGGGAAGACATGGAGCGAGAGGAGAAGCCAGAGCCTGAATCTGTGTATGAGACTGACTGCCGCTGGGATGGCTGCAGCCAGGAATTTGACTCCCAGGAGCAGCTGGTGCAC CACATCAACAGCGAGCACATCCACGGGGAGCGGAAGGAGTTCGTGTGCCACTGGGGGGGCTGCTCCAGGGAGCTGAGGCCCTTCAAAGCCCAGTACATGCTGGTGGTCCACATGCGCAGACACACGGGCGAGAAGCCACACAAGTGCACG TTTGAGGGGTGCCGGAAGTCATACTCACGCCTCGAAAATCTGAAGACACACCTGCGGTCGCACACGGGTGAGAAGCCATACATGTGTGAGCACGAGGGCTGCAGTAAAGCCTTCAGCAATGCCAGTGACCGAGCCAAGCACCAGAATCGGACCCACTCCAACGAG AAGCCATATGTGTGTAAGCTCCCTGGCTGCACCAAACGCTACACGGATCCCAGCTCGCTCCGGAAACATGTCAAGACGGTGCACGGCCCTGACGCCCACGTGACCAAGCGGCACCGAGGGGACGGCCCCCTGCCTCGGGCACCATCCCTTTCCACAGTGGAGCCCAAGAGGGAGCGGGATGGCGGCCCCGTCAGGGAGGAGAGTAGACTGACTGTGCCAGAGGGTGCCATG AAGCCACAGCCAAGTCCTGGGGCCCAGTCGTCCTGCAGCAGTGACCACTCCCCAGCAGGCAGCGCGGCGAACACCGACAGTGGTGTGGAAATGACTGGAAACACAGGGGGCAGCACTGAGGACCTGTCCAGCTTGGACGAGGGGCCTTGCATTGCTGGCACCGGTCTGTCCACTCTTCGCCGCCTTGAGAACCTCAGGCTGGACCAGCTACATCAACTCCGGCCAATGGGTCCCCGGGGCCTCAAACTGCCCAGCTTGACCCACACTG GCACCCCTGTGTCCCGCCGTCTGGGCCCCCCAGTTTCTCTTGACCGCcgcagcagcagctccagcagcgTCAGCTCAGCCTACACTGTCAGCCGccgctcctccctggcctctcctTTTCCCCCTGGCTCCCCGCCAGAGAACGGGGCATCCTCTCTGCCTGGCCTCACACCTGCCCAGCACTACCTGTTCCGGACAAGATATGCTTCAGCCAGAGGAGGTGGTACCCCACCCACTGCAGCATCCAGCCTAGATCGGATGGGGGGTCTCCCTGGACCTCCCTGGAGAAGCCGAGCTGAGTATCCTGGATACAACCCCAATGCAGGGGTCACCCGGAGGGCCAGTGACCCAGCCCGAGCTGCTGACCACCCGGCCCCAGCCAGGGTCCAGCGGTTCAAGAGCTTGGGTTGTGTTCACACATACCCTACCGTGGCAGGGGGAGGACGGAACTTTGATACCCAACTCCCAACCTCTGTCTACTCACCACAGCCCCCCAGCATCACTGAGAATGTCGCTGTGGATACCAGAGGGCTACGGGAGGAGCCAGAGGTTGGGACCTCCATGATGGACAGTGGCCTGAACCCCTATATGGACTTCCCACCTGCTGATCCTCTGGGTTACAGGGGACCTGAGGGAACAGCAGCTGAGCCTTATGGAGCTAGAGGTCCAGGCTCCCTGCCTCTTGGACCTGGTCCACCCACCAACTACAACCACAATCCCTGTCCCCAGCAGGTCTCCTATCCTGACCCCACCCCAGAAACATGGGGTGAGTTCCCTGCCCACTCTGGGCTGTACCCAGGCACCAAGCCTCCAGCTGGAGCCTACAGCCAGTGTCCTCGTCTTGAACATTACGGACATGTGCAAGTCAAGCCGGAACAGGGGTGTCCAATGGGTTCTGACTCCACAGGACCGGCACCCTGCCTCAATGTCCACCCCAATGAGGGGCCTCCATGCCCACAGCCTCTGTTCTCCCActacccccagcctccccctccccagtatCCGCCATCAGGCCCCTATCCCCAGCCACCCCCTGATTATCTTCCTTCAGAATCCAGGCCTGGCCCGGATTTTGATCATCCCACTCATTCCACAGGACAGCTCAAGGCTCAGCTTGTGTGTAATTATGTTCAGTCTCaacaggagctgctgtgggagggtgggggcaggggagatcCCCCAGTCCAGGAACCTCTCTACCAGAGTCCCAAGTTTCtgggagggtcccaggttagCCCAAGCCCTGCCAAGGCCCCCATGGCCACATATGGACCTGGCTTTCCTCCTAACTTGCCCAATCACAAGTCAGGCTCCTATTCTACCCATTCTCCATGCCATGAAAACTTTGCAGTGGGGGGAACTAAAGCTTCCCATAGAGCAGCAGCACCACCCCGACTTCTGCCCCCATTGCCCACTTGCTATGGGCCCCTAAAGGCAGGGGGCACCAACCCCAGCTGTGGGCACCCTGAGGTGGGCAGGTTGGGAGGGGGCCCTGCTTTATACCCTCCTCCTGAAGGACAGGTGTGTAATCCCCTGGACTCTCTTGATCTTGACAACACTCAGCTGGACTTTGTGGCTATTCTGGATGAGGCTCAGGAGCTGAGTCCTCCCCCTTCCCATGAGCAGGGGGGCAGCTCTGAACACACTGCACCTCCCTCAGGAGCCCCCAACATGGCTGTGGGCAGCATGAGTGTCTTACTGGGGTCCCTGCCTGGTGAGACACAATTCCTCAATTCTAGTGCCTAA